In Brevibacillus marinus, the genomic window TTTGCGACCAATAGCGGCATGAGTGAAAAAACGTTCCAAGCGTGTTACAAATGGCTGGGACATTGGCCGGGAGGGCTTGCCCTGGCGACCGTCGCGGCCAGCACCGGCTTGGCGGCGATCGCCGGATCCAGCACGGCAGCCGCCGCGACGATGGCCAAGACAGCGGTCGGCGAGATGATCAAATACAACTATCGTCCCAGTTTCGCCGTTGGTGTGGTCAGCATTGCCGGAACGTTGGCGATTATGATTCCGCCCAGTATCATCCTGATCATTTACGGCATTCTCACGGAAGTGCCGATTGGCCCGCTGCTGATCGCGGGGATCATCCCGGGGCTCTTGACGGCCGTCGGATATTTCCTGTCGATTGTGTACTGGGCGAAAAAGAGGCCGGAAGAGGCACCGCGTGTCGCCCCCTTCCCGCTGGAGGAGCGGGTTCGCTCGATTCGTGGCGTCTGGCCCATGTTTCTCTTGATCGTTTTTATGGTCGCGGCGATTTATTCCGGTGCGGTGACGCCAACCGAGGCGGGGGCAGTGGGCGCCTTTGCGGCGATGCTGCTCGGCTTTTTGCTGGTCGGTTTGAATCTGTCCGGGATGAAGCAAGCTTTAAGCCGAACGGCGGAGACGACCTGCATGATTTTTGTCATTATCATCGGGGCGATGATCTTCGGATACTTTGTCACCGCGACGCAAATCACGCAAAGCATTTTGTCGTTCATCGCCGAACTGCCGGTTTCCCCGTACGTCATTATGGGAATCATCGTGCTCATCTATCTCGTGCTCGGAACATTCATGGATCAGCTGGCGATCTTGTTTCTCACGGTGCCAATCACGTTTCCCATTTCCCAGGCGCTCGGTTTTGACCCGATCTGGTTTGGGATTATCGTGACCAAAACAGCGGAGATCGGACTGGTCACGCCGCCGTTGGGTATGAACGTGTTCATTGCTGCCAATGCGGCAAAAGTGCCGATTATGGAAGGATTCAAAGGCGTTTCCCGCCTGCTGGTTGTGGAGCTGGTCATCCTGGTTATCCTCTTCTTCATTCCGGAGTTGTCCACCTGGCTGCCGCAGCAGATGGGCAGGTAGCACGGCGCATGCGGAAAGGAGGGACGCGGCGATGAAATGGCCGCAAACGGTGGTATTGAAAGAGGTCGGGCCGCGAGATGGCCTGCAAAACGAAAAAACGTGCATCGCTACCGAGGACAAGATCGCCTGGATCAACCAATTGTCGCGAACAGGCTTGACGTACATTGAAGTGACTTCCTTTGTCCACCCCCAGTGGATTCCTGCGCTGGCCGATGCGGAGGCGGTAGCGAAGGGGATCGAACGGGTTCCGGGCATCACCTACGGCGCGCTTGTGCCCAATCAGAAAGGGTTGGCGAAAGCGCTCGCTTGCGATGTGGACGAGGTTTCCATCTTCATCTCGGCCAGTGAGACCCACAACCGGAAAAACATCAACAAGTCGATTTCCGAGTCTTTGCCGGTTCTGCGCGATGTGGCCAAAGAAGCGCTCGCGGCGGGAAAATCTGTACGTGGATACCTGTCCACCGTGTTTGGCTGTCCCTATGAAGGGGCGGTGTCGACCGACCAGGTCATCAGAGTGGCGGCGGCGTTGTTTGACATGGGGATTGGCGAATTGTCCCTGGGCGATACCATCGGGGTAGCCAATCCCGCTCAGGTGCAGCGGGTATTGGAACGAATTCTGAAGCATTTTCCCGCCGAAAGAATCGCGCTGCACTTTCACGATACCAGGGGGATGGCGCTGGCCAACATCCTGGTTTCGCTGGAGCAGGGCATCACCCGGTTCGACGCTGCGCTGGGCGGTCTCGGTGGCTGTCCTTACGCCCCGGGCGCATCCGGCAATGTCGCCACGGATGATGTCGTCCACATGTTCAACGGCATGGGGATTCACACCGGGATTGATCAGGAAAAACTGCTGGCGGCGGCGCGTTTTATCCAATCCCGCCTGGGACGCAAGCTGCCGAGCCATACGTTGTGCGCGGCCGGAGAGGCAATCGGTTAACAGAAGATCGTTCCGCTGGGCGCTACGGCACTGCCGGCAGTCCGCTGATTCCCTCGCAACTGTTTACCAGTTCCAGAGAGGGGAAAAGCGGACTGCCGGCATTTTTTTCAATGCCATTCTCTCCATTTTCTGGTTTATGCCGATTCGCGAAAAGGGAAAAGAATAGTTGGTGCCAAACCCACCAAGGAGCGATTGTGGCGCTGTCGGTGACTCTGCTGCTTGTTTGTGCGACGGCGACATTGGACGAGCAACGAGGTGCAGAAGGTGAAATATCGGTTCGGAATCAAGTTGACGATTACGATGATTGCATTTGCCATCGTCAGTGCGCTGTTGATCGCGTTCACGGCTTACCTCAAGCTGAGAGATTTGGCAATCGAGAACAAATTGGAGCAGGTGCGGCAACATGAAATCATGGCCCAATACGCATTGGAAACGATCGAAAAGGCGTACGAACTGTTTGGCAACAACATCGCGCGGAAAATGCGGGAACACACCTTGTATTTGTTGGATTTGTACGAGCAAAATCCGCGTGTGGCGGAATGGGACTTGGCCGCGCTGAAACGGTTGTTCGGCATGGACATTTACCTGATTGACCGTGACAATGTGATCCGCTACAGCAGTTTTGCGCGCGACATCGGTCTCGATTTTCGGAAGTGCTGCTCAAAACTGGCGAAGGTCTTGGACGAGAGAAGAAGCTCGGGCCAGTTTTTTCATGACGGCATCGATATCGAGCAGCAAACGGGGAAGCTGAAAAAGTACAGCTACATGGCCACCCCTGACAAAGCGTATTTGATCCAGCTGGGCTACGATTTGCAGGAGAACGAAATTTTCCATGAGTTTAACTTCCTCAGCGCGATTCAGCAGTTCGCTCAAGCCTACCCCTACATCAATCAGATCAATGTGCTGAACCACGGCGGCTTGTATTTGGGGCTCCCGGCCGCCGAGGAGCGCCGGCTGTCGCCGGAGCGGCGCAAAGCGTTTGAACGAACCCTGCAAACCGGGCAAACGACGGAGTACAAAGGAATGTGGGGGAACGAGCCGGCGGTATACCGCTATGTCAAGTACGTGTCGAAATACATGTTGTTCTCCTGTGATAATGTCACGGTATAACTGTTCTGAGATAATGTCACTATGGGACAGGAGAGAGTGACATTGACGAGAGCAGAACTGAAGAAGGTACTTGTGGTGGAGAAGATTCTCGGAGGACACATGACGAACGGGGAAGGAGCTGCAGCACTGGGGTTAACGGTACGGCAAGTGATCCGGCTGAAGAAGAAATATGTGGAAGAAGGAGGAGCGCAGGCGCTCGTACACCGCAATCGGGGAAGGAAGCCGAGTCACGCGTTGTCAGAGGAGGTGAAGGAACGGGTGGCGGCGCTTTACGCCGCGAAGTACCACGGCAGTAACAACTGCCATTATGCAGAACTTCTCGCGGAGCACGAATCCATACAACTAAGTCCTTCCAGCGTTCGACGCATTCTGCTGGAAAAAGGGATCAAGCAAGCCAAACAGCGGCGGCGAAGTAAAGCGCATCAGCCGCGTCAACGTAAGCCGCAGGCTGGAATGCTGTGGCAGATCGACGCCACGCCATATGCCTGGCTGGAGGACCGTACACCAGCCTTTACGCTCCATGCGGCGATTGACGATGCGACAGGCACCGTCGTCGGTGCCGTATTTCGGCCGACGGAGTGTCGCGAAGGCTATTCGCTCGTCATGCAGCAAGGCATACAGAAATACGGCGTGCCGCTTGGCCTGTACAGTGACCGGCACACAATCTTTCGATCGCCTAATGAGAAACTGACCGTGGAGCAGGAACTAGTCGGCGAAACGAAGCCGCTCTCCCACTTCGGCAAGGCGATGGCTGAGCTTCACATTGAGCATATCAAGGCCATCACACCACAGGCCAAAGGCCGCATAGAAAGGCTCTGGAAGACGTTTCAGGATCGCCTGGTCATCGAATTGCGGCTGCTCGGCGCAAAGACAATGGAGGAGGCCAACGCGGCGCTGCCAAAGCTGCTGGAGAAACATAATCGCCAATTCGCAGTGAAACCAAAGGAAGCGGAGTCGGCATACATACCGCTGGATCCAACGGTCAACCTGAACTATGTGTTCACCATTCGCGAATATCGGCGGCTCGGGCCCGGCAACACGATATCCTACAACGGCACGATCTACACGCTCGCCAAGCCAGCGAATCTGAGGTTTGGCACGAAGGAGATGGTTGAAGTGCGGGAAACGTTAACCGGTGAAGTTCTCTTGTGGATCCAAGGAATGCCGCTGGCTCTGAAGGCAACAGAGAAGCCCCAACGCAAAGCAGCGGCGGAAACAAAAAAGGCGAGTTCTGCGTCGCCACGCAAACCCGCCGCCGATCATCCGTGGAGGATGTATCGGAACAAAAACCCACTTCAGAATAACACAAAATCAACAGCAGACCAAGCCACCTGACGGTGGCTTCAGAACACTACAAAAGTGACATTTTCTCAGGCGAGTTAAAGTGACATTTTCACAGACGCTTGACAGTACGTGTCGAAATACGATCAGGGGGCCACGCAGGCCAAGGTATTGGAAATCGTCTACAACGAGCAGGATCTGCAGGCGATCTTGGCGGAAGGGAGGCGAGTGTTTGCCCTTCAGCTGGCGATCATCGTGGCCATCGCGGTCGCGCTGTCCATCATCATCTCCAGATGGGTGGCAAAACCGATGTATCTCGCCTTTCACGACAGTCTTACCGGATTGAACAACAGAGCGGCGCTTGATGAGCTGTTGGGGACGGCGCTGGCCAACCACAACGGCACCACGGCGCTGTTGATGATCGATCTCGACAACTTCAAGCAGGTCAACGACTGCCTGGGACACGACAAAGGCGATCAGCTGCTGAAATGCGCGGCGCAATCGATTCGCCGCATCGCGCGCAAAAAGGACCACGCGATCAGAATAGGAGGAGACGAGTTTCTCCTGATCATGCCGTCCGCGAGCAGACAGGAAGCGGAGCAAACCGCCCGCTTGATTATTGAAGCGGTCGTCGCCTCATCCGCGCAGGAGGCCAAACTGGAAGGGGAGAAGGTGACCGTGAGCATCGGGATCGCGCTGTCTCCCCAGCATGGCCTGGATCCGGACACGCTGTTGAAGAGAGCGGATCTGGCCATGTACATGGCGAAAGAAAAAGGAAAAAACCAATATCAGGTTTACGCCTGATCCGGAGCGGGAAAGAACGAACTTTAAATTATTTTGTCCAGGAGAAAAATGTTCGGTATTTGGCAAGATTAATTGTCAAATGCCGATTTTTTTGTTTTTATATCTCTCAATTTGCTAATTATAAATATCATAATGGTTGTATTTGATCGGATTTTGTGCTATTTTAGCTGGTGTAATTCTACAATGAAATCGTTCGTAAAAAGGAGAAGCACAGATGGACTGGAAAGATCTGATGGCAGCGCTCGGTGTGGTCTTGAACGGGCTGCCGCAAGGGCTGCTGGCCCTATCGTTCGGATTTGCCTCGGTACCGACAGCTTTGGCCTTTCTCGTTGGAGCGGCCGGGAACCTGCTGACGGGTTCCGTCGCGGTGATTTCCTACCAGGCGGAAACGATTACGCTGGCGGGCACAATGGGAAAAAATATGAAGGAACGCCTCTCCATGATCTTTATCGGCGGGGCGATCATGACCGTGATCGGACTTCTCGGGATGCTGGAGCGAATTGTCGATTTTATCGGTCCGGTTATTACCAACGGGATGATGGCCGGGGTCGGCATCATGCTGGCGCGGGTAGCCTGGGAGATGGCGCGCAGCAACCGGGAGGTCGGCGTGACGTCGATCGTGAGCGGCCTGCTTGTCTATTTCGCAACGAAGGATTTGGTGTACACGATTACCGCTTCGGTTGTGCTTTCCAGCACGGTATCGCTGCTGCTCAAGCGGGAAAGCCAGCTGAAAGCGGTGGAGCGGGAACGCTTCAAGCTGCAAACATTTACGGTCAATCCGAGTATTTTGCGGGGGGCCATGGCGATGGTTTGCCTCAATATCGGAGCGAACATCGCGTTTGGCAAAATCAACGGGGAAATCGCCAACACGGACGTCAATATCGACACGCTCAGCGTCATCAGCAGCTTGGCCGACATGGTGTCCGCCCTGTTTGGCGGCGCCCCGGTCGAGGCGATCATCTCCGCGACGGCGGGTGCTCCCAACCCTGTCCTTTCCGGGGTGCTGATGATGGTGATCATGGCGGCGCTCTTGTTGGCCGGTTTGCTGCCGAAAATCGGAAAATACATTCCCAGTGAATCGATTGCCGGTTTTCTGTTCGTGCTGGGCGCGATTGTCACCGTGCCGAGCAACGCCGCGGCGGCGCTGACCGGCGCCGAACCGGCTTCCGGTCTGGTCGGCGGCGTGACGATGGTCGTGACCGCGATATCCGACCCGTTTTTCGGAATGGCTGCCGGTTTGCTGATGAAATGGCTTATCGGCATCTTCGGAATGTAGGAAGGGGAAGATGGGGATGGAGAAAACCTATACGCTTGAAGTGGCCGGCGTAACCCGGGAACTTCCGGTGGTACCGATTTCCGCTGATCTCTGTATTGCCAGCTTTGTCATTTTGGGCGACACGGAGCTGGTGTCGGCGGTGGGACCGCTGCTGGCGGCGAAATTGCCCCCCGCCGACGCCCTGATTACGGCTGAAGCAAAAGGGATTCCCCTGGTTTACGAACTCTCCCGGCTGCTGGGGATGAAAAAGTACTATGTCGCGCGGAAAAGCGTCAAACCGTATATGAACAATCCGCTGATCACGGAAGTTGTCTCGATTACGACGCAAAAGAAGCAAATCCTGTGCCTGGATGAAAAAGATGCGCGAGAGCTTTCCGGCAAACGAGTCGCCATCATCGACGACGTGATCAGTACCGGTGAATCGGTTCAAGCGCTCGCGGAGTTGGTGAGCAAAGCGGGGGCGACCGTTGTGGCCAAAGCGGCCATTCTCGCTGAGGGCGATGCCGCCAAACGGAACGACATCTTGTTTTTGCAGGAATTGCCGCTGTTTCCCCGGCAAAAGCCCGCGGAGTAACGGGAACCACGAAAAAAAGGAGCTGGCTCAGCAGGGAGCCGGCTCCTTTTTGCTGTCTTTATGCGCATTGGCCAACATGCGCCGGGCAGCCCCGGCAGGCTGGACGATCACGTTTTTCTCCCTTTCGCGCCGTTGTTCGGTTTTTCTTTCATGTGAAAAATGCCCAGTTGATCCCAAATCTCTTCCAGCTTGGCCAGCCGTTCCTGTAACTCATGTGTTTTTTGCTTGCCGATGAAGGCGATCAGCGCGTTGATCAGACTCAACGGCGCGACGAACGAATCGAAAAAGGTCGGCATCTGGCTGGAAGCGGTCAGCGAAACAGACGCGTGCGGGATCAGCGGCGACAGCAGGTTGTCGGTAATCGCGATCGTCGTCGCTCCTCTTTCCTTCGCGTAGGACAAAATCTTGATCGTGCTGGTGGAGTAGCGGGCAAAACTGATCCCGATCACCACGTCGGTTTCATTTAACTGGTACAGCCGTTGCGCCATCATCTCCACAGATTGGATCATTTCCGTATTGCCCAGGATAATATCCAGGTAATACTGCAGAAAAACACCGAGCGATACGGCGCTGCGATTGGCCACGACATAGACCTTGTCGGCCCGCAGGAGCAGGTCGACCGCTTTGAAAAACGCTTGGATGTCCAGCTTTTCCATCGTCGACTTCAGGTTGGCCATATCGTCCTGAAAGATTTCGTACACGCCCTTTTCTTCCTCGCCGTATTCCTGCAGGGAGAGCTTCAGGCGTTCGGCAATCGTCAGCTGCTGTTTGACGGAATCCTGCATGTACTGCTGCAGTTCCGGATAGCCGGAAAAGCCGAGAAACGTCGCAAAGCGGACGACCGTCGCTTCACTCACCTTGGCCTTTTTCGCCAGTTTCGCGACATTGAGAAAAGGCACGGAATTGGTATTTTCCAGAATATATTTGGCGATCTTCAACTGCGATTTGCTCATCAGGTGCATCTTTTCCGCAATATGCTGGTATACATTGAAGGGCTCCATGAACGCTTTCTCCTGCTTTCCTCAGGTTTGGCCGCAGACAACATGATGCGCGTTTTCCCAGCTGCCGCAGTGTACGGCCTGTCCTGAAAACATTATACCCGCTTAGCGCTTACACAGCCAGTCGTTTCGCGCTGGGGCCGACCGCAGGAGGCCGGTTGCTCAAAGCCTGGACAGCACTTTGTCGTAGGCCTCAAGGGTCAGGCTGATCTCTTCTTCGCCGTGTGCGGTGGACATGCTGTAGCGGTTGAGCGGCTTCGTATAAATCCCTTCGGCAAGCAGCTGGAAGTCAATTTTTTTGCGCAGCTCAAAGTTGGATTTTTGCAGGTCGCGGTAGTTGCGGACATGCTCCAATTCCGTAATGACCACGCTGAAAATGGTGCCCAGACCGACTGTCTGCATGGCGATCCCGCGCTGGGCAAACAGCTGGCGAATCCCCGTTTTTAGCTGCTCGGTCCTGGCCATCACCTGATCCATCTCCTGTTCCAGCACGTTGAGCACCGCCAGGCCGGCCGACAGGATGGTGGGGTGGCCGTTATAGGTGCCGCTGTGGAACAGCACGTCCTTGGCGCTTGATTTTTGGCTGGTGCTGGCGTCGAATACGTCTGAGGCTGCCAGCGGCGCGCTGACCATCATGATCTCCTTTTTCCCCCCGATGATCCCGACCGGGAACCCGCCGCCGATCACCTTGCCCAGTGCGGTAATGTCGGGCTTCACGCCGTAGTACGCTTGCGCGCCGCCGATGCCGATCCGAAAACCGGTTTTCACTTCGTCAAAAATGAGCAGAATGCCCAGTTCTTCCGTCACTTTGCGCAAGCCCTGCAGAAAGTCCGGCTCCGCGGGGATAAACCCGGCTTGTGCGGGTTCCAGCATCACCGCGGCGATCTCATGCTGCCGTTTGCGCAGGATTTCCGCACAGGCGTCGAGATTGTTGAATGGCAGAATAATCGTATTCTCGGCCTGATAAGGCTCCACTCCCTTGGACTCGATGACGGCGTTTGGCTCGCTGCTCGGCCCGGCTTCCTCCAGCGGGGGGTTGACGCTGAGCAGCACCTGGTTGTAGCCGCCGTGGTAATGGCCCTCAAACTTGGCGATTTTGTACTTTCCGGTATAGGCGTAGGCCATCCGGATCGCCAATAACGTCGCTTCCGTGCCGGAATTGGTGTAGCGGATCATTTCCATGCTCGGGTAGTACTGCTGGATCTTGCGGCCCATTTCCACTTCCAGGCGGTGCGGTGTCCCGAAAAGCGAGGTGCCGTCTGCAGCCAATTGCTGCTGTACGGCCTGGATAATTGCCGGATGGCCGTGGCCGAGCATCAACGCGCCGTAGGACAAGAGATAGTCAATGTACCGGTTGCCGTCCAGGTCCGTCAGATAGGCGCCTTTGCCGCTTTTCATCACAATCGGATAGGGAGCGAATGATTTGATGTTGGCGGTCACGCCGCCCGGCATCACCTGCATCGCCTGCTGCATGAATTCTTTTGATTTGGCTGTTTTCTTCATAAATTCTGCATACAACGGTTCCGAACTGATCACTGTCATCGCTTGTTCACCTCTTCGTGTGAAATGCAAATTGCAATAATGATAGTTTGGTGAAATATATACTTCATATTACACCTGGAATGGCAAAATGTGAATCACAAATTTCACAAAAAATATGCTAAGGAAAATTTTCCTGCAAAAATGTTGACAGCTCATGGGTCAGATGGGTATATTATGAATACAAAATTTCTTAATATAAGTAATTGTGAAAAAAATTATTCAAACACAGACTCAAGGGGGAGCGAAATGAAGAAAAGAAGGTATCTATTCGGCGTGATTTCGTTGTGGTTGTCGCTGGTCCTGGCCTTGTCCGCATGCGGCGGCGGCAGTCAGCAGGCGAGTGGGGGAGGCGGCGGGCAGCAAGCCGGCAGTGGTTCGGGCGCGGAAGCCCCAGCAGAAACGGCGCAAACCGACTATCGCACCGAGATTCAGATTGGGACGGGCAGCACCGGCGGTACGTACTACCCGCTGGGCCAGGAGATTTCCAATTTGCTGAACGCCCATGTGAAGGTGGACGGTTTTAACTCCAGTGCGGTTGCCACCGGAGCGTCGGTGGACAATCTGGCCAAGATCGGACGTGGAGAGCTGCAGCTCGGCTTGACGGTGCACCTCACGGCCTGGAATGCGGTGAACGGAACAGGCGAGTTCGCGGGAACGACCATTGACAACTTTGGCTTTATGGGGCACATCTATCCGGAAGTGATGCAAATCGTTACCCTGAAGTCCAAGGGAATCAACTCCATCGCCGATTTGAAAGGGAAGAAGATCGCGATCGGACCGGCGGGGAGCGGCACCCAATTGGCCGCGAAGCTGATTCTGGAGGCTTACGGGATCAAAGATGGCGATTATGAAGCATTCCAGGAAGGCTTTGGCGATGCCAAAGGAAAGCTGCAGGACGGCGTCATCGACGCTTCCTTCGGGTTGTTGGGGCTGCCGGCTGCCAGCATTGACGAACTGCAGGCGCAGACCAACGATGTCAAGTACCTGCCGGTCGAAGGAGAAGCTTTGAAGTACGTTGAAGAGCACAGCCAGTACAAGGCGTTTGAAATCCCCGCTGACACGTACGAGTGGCTGGACGCTCCGGTCAACACGGTTTCCGCCTATGCGGTACTCGTGGGGTCGCTTACGCAGGTCAGTGAAGAGCTGGGCTATGAGATCACCAAAGCCTTGTTTGAGAACGCTGCTGAGATCACCCATGAGCAGGGAAAAAGCATCACAAAAGAAAACGCGCTGCGCGGTTCCGACGGACTGCCGTTTCACCCGGGGGCGGAAAAGTACTTCAAAGAAGCGGGAATTCTCCAATAAGCAAACACGGACCGGATAGAAATCTGTCCGGTTCTCTTTTTGCAGTGCCGCGCTTTGTGTTCATGGCAGACCACAGACAGGACAGGTGGGTGATGGAATGATGGCAAACGAAGCAGAAAAATTGTCGCAGGAGATCCTGGCCAAATACGATGCGGAAAGCGCCTATCGCACCCAGTTGGGCAAGTGGGGCTGGGCCGTTTTGTTTCTCGGCGTCTCGCTGACGCTCTTTCATCTCTATACGGCACTGCGCGGCCCGTACGTATCGCTGATCCAGGGCGCGATTCACTTGGGCACGGCACTGGGACTGATCTTCATCCTCTACCCGGCGAACAAACGTCTGCTGCAAAGGCCGGGGGTAACGTACTACGATCTGCTGTTGGCTGCGCTGGCGATGTTCAGCAATTACTATATCGTCTGGCATTATGAACGGCTGACGACGAAAGCGATTATTCTCGGCTTTACCCCGCTGGACATGGTCGTCGCCACACTGGGGATTCTGCTCCTTTTGGAAGCGACGCGCCGCTCCGTCGGCCTGCCGATTGTGATCATCGCGCTTGTGGCGATGGCATACGGCTTGTGGGGCAGGGGAATCCCGTACTTCGGGCATGCCGGATTCGACTGGAACCGCCTGACCACGGAACTGTTCTACAGTTCCGATGCGATCTTCGGCATTCCGATCCAAATCTCGTCCACCTATATCTTCCTCTTTCTATTCTTTGGCGTCATGCTCACGCGGACCGGTATCGGACAGTATTTTAACGACCTGGCCTTTGCCGCCACCGGCCGCTTTACCGGCGGGACGGCGAAAGCGGCTGTCGTATCAAGTGCCCTGCAGGGCATGATCTCGGGGAGTTCCGTAGCCAACACCGTAAGTTCAGGCATTTTTACCATCCCGATGATGAAGCGCTCCGGGTTTAGCCCGGAATTCGCGGCCGCGGCAGAAGCTTCCTCGTCAACCGGCGGGCAGATCATGCCGCCGATTATGGGGGCAGCCGCCTTTATCATGGCCGAGTACACGGGTGTACCATACAGCGAAATCATGCTGATCGCGCTGATTCCCGCCCTGCTCTACTTTCTCGGCGTGTACTTGGGGATTCATTTTGAGGCGAAGAAATTCGGGATCCTCGGTCTGCCGAAAGATCAGCTGCCATCCCTGCGCGCGCTGCTCAAACGGGTCGATTTGCTGCTGCCGCTGGTTGTGATCGTAGTTCTGCTGCAGCAGGGCTTTACTCCCACCTATGCCGCTTTGTGGGGAATTGGCACCGCTTATTTGTTCAGTCTGCTGCGCAAAGAGACGAGAATGTCCTTCAACCAGCTGCTGAAGACGTTGGAGGAAGGGGCGCGCACGGCGTTGTCGGTGATTGCCGCCTGCGCGACCGCCGGGATCATCGTGGGGATTGTGGTACTGACCGGATTAGGCGGCAAGATCGCCGGCGGCATTCTCCAACTGGCAGGAGGGAACTTCTTGCTGATCATGTTTTTCACGATGCTCGCCTGCCTCATCCTGGGAATGGGACTGCCGACCACAGCCAATTACGTCGTCACCTCCGCCATGGCCGCGCCCGCGATGATGGAATTCGGGGTGCCGGTCATCGCGGCGCATATGTTTGTGTTCTACTTTGGCATTGTTGCGGATATTACGCCGCCTGTTTGTCTGGCGGCCTATGCCGGGGCGGGTCTGGCCAAGGCCAATCCGCTAAAAACAGGGATGATCTCGGTAAAGCTGGCGATCGCCGCATTTATCATCCCGTTCGTGTTTGTCTATAACCCGGTTCTCGTCCTGGAGGGGGCAACCGCAGCCACGCTCCTGCCTCCGCTGCTTACGGCGATCGTCGGGATGATTGCGATCAGTGCCGCGATTGCCGGTTATTTCATCGGAACGACCAGTCTGCTGCAGCGCCTCTTGCTGATCGTGAGCGGTCTCTTGCTGGTCTACCCCGATCGCCTTGACATCTCCCTGCTCGGTGCGGTGCTTCTCTTGCTGGTCGGCATCGTGCAACATCGTCAGCAGCGGCAGGGTACGGGGAAGAAAGAGCAGAGCCAAACCCGGCAGGTAAGCGGCGAGTAACCGTTCGTCGGCGCAAAGCCGGCCATCCTGTTGCGCAGCGCAAAGCCAACCGTCCTGTTCCGCTCGTGCAGCGGCATCAGCCAGGATGGCCGTTTGCCAGAGGGGGGCCCGTTCGCCCAGGTGAGGAAGGTGATATTATGTGTCTTTGTGGAAAAGACACTTGTCTTTTCTGCGTAGATCATTTACCCTATATTCATCTGGGTGAACGGAAAGAGGGAGTAGGAGATGAAAGTTGTAAAATTTGGCGGGACATCCCTGGCCAGTGCGGAACAGATCAGAAAAGTGTGCAACATTATCCGGGAAGACGCGGAGCGGCGGCTGGTTGTC contains:
- a CDS encoding aspartate aminotransferase family protein, with amino-acid sequence MTVISSEPLYAEFMKKTAKSKEFMQQAMQVMPGGVTANIKSFAPYPIVMKSGKGAYLTDLDGNRYIDYLLSYGALMLGHGHPAIIQAVQQQLAADGTSLFGTPHRLEVEMGRKIQQYYPSMEMIRYTNSGTEATLLAIRMAYAYTGKYKIAKFEGHYHGGYNQVLLSVNPPLEEAGPSSEPNAVIESKGVEPYQAENTIILPFNNLDACAEILRKRQHEIAAVMLEPAQAGFIPAEPDFLQGLRKVTEELGILLIFDEVKTGFRIGIGGAQAYYGVKPDITALGKVIGGGFPVGIIGGKKEIMMVSAPLAASDVFDASTSQKSSAKDVLFHSGTYNGHPTILSAGLAVLNVLEQEMDQVMARTEQLKTGIRQLFAQRGIAMQTVGLGTIFSVVITELEHVRNYRDLQKSNFELRKKIDFQLLAEGIYTKPLNRYSMSTAHGEEEISLTLEAYDKVLSRL
- a CDS encoding TAXI family TRAP transporter solute-binding subunit, which encodes MKKRRYLFGVISLWLSLVLALSACGGGSQQASGGGGGQQAGSGSGAEAPAETAQTDYRTEIQIGTGSTGGTYYPLGQEISNLLNAHVKVDGFNSSAVATGASVDNLAKIGRGELQLGLTVHLTAWNAVNGTGEFAGTTIDNFGFMGHIYPEVMQIVTLKSKGINSIADLKGKKIAIGPAGSGTQLAAKLILEAYGIKDGDYEAFQEGFGDAKGKLQDGVIDASFGLLGLPAASIDELQAQTNDVKYLPVEGEALKYVEEHSQYKAFEIPADTYEWLDAPVNTVSAYAVLVGSLTQVSEELGYEITKALFENAAEITHEQGKSITKENALRGSDGLPFHPGAEKYFKEAGILQ
- a CDS encoding TRAP transporter permease; the encoded protein is MANEAEKLSQEILAKYDAESAYRTQLGKWGWAVLFLGVSLTLFHLYTALRGPYVSLIQGAIHLGTALGLIFILYPANKRLLQRPGVTYYDLLLAALAMFSNYYIVWHYERLTTKAIILGFTPLDMVVATLGILLLLEATRRSVGLPIVIIALVAMAYGLWGRGIPYFGHAGFDWNRLTTELFYSSDAIFGIPIQISSTYIFLFLFFGVMLTRTGIGQYFNDLAFAATGRFTGGTAKAAVVSSALQGMISGSSVANTVSSGIFTIPMMKRSGFSPEFAAAAEASSSTGGQIMPPIMGAAAFIMAEYTGVPYSEIMLIALIPALLYFLGVYLGIHFEAKKFGILGLPKDQLPSLRALLKRVDLLLPLVVIVVLLQQGFTPTYAALWGIGTAYLFSLLRKETRMSFNQLLKTLEEGARTALSVIAACATAGIIVGIVVLTGLGGKIAGGILQLAGGNFLLIMFFTMLACLILGMGLPTTANYVVTSAMAAPAMMEFGVPVIAAHMFVFYFGIVADITPPVCLAAYAGAGLAKANPLKTGMISVKLAIAAFIIPFVFVYNPVLVLEGATAATLLPPLLTAIVGMIAISAAIAGYFIGTTSLLQRLLLIVSGLLLVYPDRLDISLLGAVLLLLVGIVQHRQQRQGTGKKEQSQTRQVSGE